One genomic window of Bremerella sp. JC817 includes the following:
- a CDS encoding class I SAM-dependent methyltransferase: protein MNASPDPTSIDTDAGHRVYTSWSLPLYDLVVHGFSNRFLWNCRTATLQAWFDRHVTDRHLDIGVGTGFFLDRSQRLNSASQITLLDANQNCLNASSKRIARLQPTTVQANLAQPFPSTLRRFRSASLMYVLHCLPGEKSFRGEVIHRVAATLEPGGILFGATILGEPCPKGRLGRRVMASYNRRGIFGNQNDSLDSLQKALSDELRAVEIVTEGSVAMFAGSVS, encoded by the coding sequence TTGAACGCTTCACCTGACCCAACCTCGATCGACACCGATGCAGGTCATCGAGTTTACACATCGTGGTCTTTGCCACTTTACGACCTTGTGGTGCATGGCTTCTCGAATCGCTTTCTGTGGAACTGCCGGACGGCGACACTTCAGGCCTGGTTCGACCGGCATGTGACCGATCGCCACCTCGACATCGGTGTCGGGACTGGCTTCTTTCTCGATCGATCTCAGCGGCTGAACTCCGCCAGCCAGATCACGCTGCTCGATGCCAACCAGAACTGTTTGAACGCCTCGTCGAAACGAATCGCGAGACTTCAACCAACTACTGTTCAGGCCAATCTTGCTCAGCCATTTCCCTCCACGCTGCGACGCTTCCGCTCAGCTTCGCTGATGTATGTGCTGCACTGCTTGCCGGGCGAGAAGTCATTCCGCGGCGAAGTGATTCACCGCGTAGCCGCGACGCTGGAACCAGGCGGAATCTTGTTCGGAGCCACGATCCTCGGTGAGCCTTGCCCGAAAGGTCGATTAGGACGTCGCGTGATGGCGTCGTACAATCGCCGCGGGATCTTCGGGAATCAGAACGATTCGCTGGACTCGCTCCAGAAAGCTCTTTCCGATGAGCTACGTGCGGTTGAAATCGTCACCGAAGGATCGGTCGCGATGTTCGCAGGCAGCGTATCCTAG
- a CDS encoding glycosyltransferase family 2 protein, with protein MTTTLFPSTSPASTWEHLDDHPWDLAPWEFRLAETEQLLDELETDNQQPTDSLDYPLPADFKLSVIVPVFNEEATIATVVQRLLQLPFRTEIVIVEDGSTDRTRDVLTRLAHFCDLKIIYHARNQGKGAAIRTALRYVTGDVVVIQDADLEYEPQDIAQVIRPIVTGEADVAYGSRFMSEAKYDKDSWLHRLGNQALTCASNLLTGLRLTDMETGCKAFSRNIIQRIEVQQNRFGFEPEITAKLAKRKYRFVECPIQFRTPNWAASNKVGWQEGLSALWCIFRYRFSD; from the coding sequence ATGACCACCACGCTTTTCCCTTCGACTTCTCCTGCATCGACCTGGGAGCATCTCGACGACCATCCTTGGGACCTGGCCCCTTGGGAGTTTCGTCTGGCCGAAACCGAGCAATTGCTCGACGAACTGGAAACCGACAACCAGCAGCCAACCGACTCCCTCGACTATCCACTGCCAGCCGACTTTAAGCTTTCGGTGATCGTGCCGGTCTTTAACGAAGAAGCAACCATCGCCACGGTTGTCCAGCGATTGCTGCAGCTTCCGTTTCGTACGGAAATTGTGATCGTCGAAGATGGAAGCACCGATCGAACCCGCGACGTGCTGACCCGACTGGCTCACTTCTGCGATCTCAAGATCATCTATCACGCTCGCAACCAAGGCAAAGGAGCGGCGATTCGCACGGCTCTCCGATACGTGACCGGCGACGTGGTGGTCATTCAAGATGCCGATCTCGAGTACGAGCCGCAAGACATCGCCCAGGTCATTCGTCCGATCGTGACCGGCGAGGCCGATGTTGCTTACGGCTCTCGTTTTATGAGCGAAGCCAAGTACGACAAAGATTCGTGGCTGCATCGCCTCGGGAACCAGGCGTTGACCTGCGCCTCGAACCTGCTAACTGGCCTTCGCCTGACCGATATGGAAACCGGCTGCAAGGCATTCAGCCGCAACATTATCCAGCGGATCGAAGTTCAACAGAACCGATTCGGCTTCGAGCCTGAAATCACCGCCAAGCTGGCCAAGCGGAAGTATCGCTTCGTTGAATGCCCAATCCAGTTCCGTACCCCGAACTGGGCCGCCAGCAACAAGGTTGGCTGGCAAGAAGGACTGTCGGCCTTGTGGTGCATTTTCCGCTATCGATTCTCCGACTAG